ACATCACGCACCTCGCTGCCCAATTTCGGCAGCGCGGTCATGACGTCCACATCATGGCGCCCTGCTCGGCGGCGCATGTCCCGGACACCCCCGCGCCGTTCCACCGACTCGGCCATCCGGTTCGCATTCCCGCCAATGGCTCCGTCGCGCGCATTGGCATGGGGCCGCGCCTGGGGAGCGAGGTCAAGCACGTCATGAGCTCAATTCCGTTCGACATCGTCCATCTTCACGAGCCGCTGCTCCCCGCGCTGCCGCTCTCCGTCCTCCGCGCCTCTCGCGCCACCAATATCGGCACGTTCCACGCCTACCGCCGATCGAACGTCGCGTACTTCTATGCGAAGCCTGTGCTGCAGTATTTCTTCGCCAAACTGCATGGACGGATCGCCGTATCTGAGTGCGCGCGAGACTTCGTCGCCGAGCGCTTCCCCGGCGACTACCGGATCATTCCCAACGGGATCGATTTCCCCGAGTTCAGCCAGTGCTCCGAGCGCATGCTCGGGTTTGACGACGGACGGCTGAACGTCCTCTTCGTCGGACGGCTCGAGAAGCGTAAGGGGCTCAGTGACCTCCTCCGCGCGTGGGGAGCCGTTCACGCCGCCTGCCCAAACACTCGGCTGATCGTCGTGGGAGGCGGCGGCGGGCTGAAGCACTACAGGGCCTTCCTTTCTTCCCGACACAGCGATGACATCACTTTTACCGGCGAGGTCTCGGATGAGGACCTGCTCCGGTACTACGCCACGGCGGACGTGTTTTGCGCACCGTCGACTGGCCAGGAAAGCTTTGGCATCGTGCTTCTGGAGGCGATGGCGGCGGGTCGGCCCATCGTCACGACGAGCATCCCTGGCTACCGGGAAGTCGTGACCCACGACCGGGAAGGGCTCCTCGTCCCGCCGAAGAACCCGGACAAGCTGGCCGAGGCGCTAATCCGTCTCCTGAGCAACGGCGATCTCCGTGCCCGACTCGGGGCCGCCGGCAGGAGCACCGCGGAAGCGTACTCCTGGGACCGCATCGCCGCGCGCGTCCTGGACTACTATGCGGAGACGATCCACCGGCGCGAGCTGCTGGCTGCGCTACGGCGGCCCCGGTTTCGTCGCGTTCGGCGGGTGGCGTCCGGCATGGCCCACTTGCTCTACCGGTAGGTTCGGTGACGTCAAAGCGGAGCGACGCGTGAGCAAAGATGGGCCGTCCGCGTCGATCTTGATCTCCGGCAGCCCGTTCTCGGCCGTGAAGCGACAGGTCCGCCGGCACGTGCTGACCATTGGCTCGGTAGTCGGGGCCACAGGTGTGAGCCCGAACGTGCTGACGCTCTGTGGGCTCGCGTTGAACGGTGTCGCCGCGGCGGCCGTCGTGGTGGATGCGCTGCCTCTGGCAGGAGCCATCTTTCTGGCTGCGAGCGCATTCGACATGCTGGATGGTGCCGTTGCGCGAGCGACCGCGCAGACCTCGACATTCGGGGCGTTTCTCGATTCCGTCGCCGATCGCTATGACGAGGCCGTGATGTTTCTGGCGCTCGCGGTCCTCGCCAGCCGCTGGAGCGACCCGGTGCTCGTGGGCGTCGCCTCGGTCGCCCTCATCGGGTCGCTGCTCGTCAGCTACACGCGCGCTCGCGCGGAAGGGCTTGGCCTGGATTGTGAGGTCGGGTGGCTACAGCGGCCCGAGCGAGTGGTCGTCCTGGCGGTGGGACTCATCGCGGCGCCTTTGATCCTGGCTCCCGTCCTGTGGCTGCTCGCCATCGTCACGAACCTGACAGTGATTCAGCGGATCCTGCACGTTCGGCGGCTCCTCGAATTGGCGCGCGAGGTCCAGCTCCCGAGCGAGGCGCGCAAGGTATAATCCAGTCACTTGCCCCCCTAGCTCAGCCTGGATAGAGCGCCGGCCTCCGGAGCCGGAAGCGAGGGTTCAAATCCCCCGGGGGGTACCATCGGTCACCGCCGAGCCGACCGTGGCGAAGCCGGCTCGCGCAGGACGTCGGGGCGCGCATGCGGATCGGGGCTCACGTGTCAGCCGCTGGCTCGCTGGTCAGCACGATGGACCGGGCTGCGACGATCGGGGCAGAGTGCGCGCAGATCTTCGTCGGAGCGCCCCAGCGATGGGCGCAGGCCCGCTACACCGACGATGACGTTTCCGCCTTCCGCGAGCGGGCTGGCGCGCTGGGCATCGGCCCGAACGTCGTTCACGCCCCCTATCTCGTCAATCTCGCGTCACCAGACCCCGCCCTGCGTGATCGCTCCATCGCCACACTGATCGCTCAAGCCTCCTGGTGCGATCGGATGGCCATCATGGGCTTGATCGTCCACGTGGGGAGCGGCAAAGGCCAGCTCACCCAGGATGAGTGCCTGGAGTTCGTCATCGGCGGCATCGAACAGGTGCTCGCGCAGTCATCATCGACGGCGTTCCTCATCGAGAACACCGCGGGCATGGGGACAAGCGTCGGGTCCAGCTTCGCCGAGATCGGCCAAATCGTTCGCGGCCTGGGCGGCGACGATCGCGTGCGCGTGTGCCTCGATACGGCCCACACGTTCGAGGCGGGATACGAGATCTCCACGCGCGATGGCCTGGAGCGCGTCCTCGACGAGTTCGATCGACACGTCGGCATCGATCGCATCGCCGCGGTCCATGCCAACGACTCCAAGACCGCGTTCGGGTCCAACGTCGACCGGCACGAAAATATCGGACGCGGCTGCATTGGGGAAGAGGCGCTGGGCTACTTCATGACCCACTCCGCCGTCCAGAACTTGCCCTTCTATCTGGAAGTTCCGGGCCTTGACGGCCACGGACCCGACCGCCCCAACATCGCGGCCCTCCGGCGCCTGGCAGGCCTGCCTAGCCTGCCCGAGGAAGCGGTTTGACCCGCTCCGGGAATTGGCGCCAGCGCGCTCCGGCCCGACGCTACCAAAACGTCCGCCCGCGGAAGCCCACCCGTGTCCGCGGCAGCGTCTACCCGGCTAGAGTCCGAGCGCAATTCTTTCTCGGCGGAGGATGGCGACCGCCTGGCTGATCTTCGCTCGATTCTCCGCCTTGTTGGCCCAGCGGCTCACACCCGACGAATGGGGAAACGGCACAACCGCCCGCCCATCCCGCTCGAAGCGGCGGCCAACGGCGTCGTCCAACTTTATCGGCCCGAGAAACGCCCGAATCGCCATTGATCCGACAAGGATGATGATGTCGGGGTCGACGGCGGCCAGCTCCGCGTCGAGGAATGGACGGCAGAGAGCGATTTCTCGCGCCGATGGAGCCCGGTCCCCGTTCCCGGACGCGCTGGGACCCGGAAAGCATCGCGTGAGCGAGCTGAGCCAGGCAGCCGAAAGAGAGGGCCATTTGTGACCGTCGCCCGGTGGGAAGCCCGCCGCCTCCAGCCAGCCGGCAAGCGTCCGGCCGGCCGGTCCCGCGAAATGCACGCCCTCCCGATGCGTGACGGGACCGGGCGCCTGGCCAATCACGAGCACTCGCGCGTCGCGCGGTGCGGCGATGATGGGCCGCGCCTCCACGAGTAGGGCGGCGTCCTGACACGCGCGGCACGCGGCGATGCGCTCGACGAGCGCCGCCAACCGACCGAGATCCGTTCGCCGTTTCACCGCGCTGATGGCTCGCTCCGCTCGGGCGGATTTCCGCTCGCCGAGCCCCAAGAGGGGCCGGATACAATAACCGTACGGTTCCTCCACGCCATGAGCGAGGGCTGCGTGAGCATCACCATTCAGCACATCCGATCGATGGCCGAGCGCGGCGAGCCAATCGCCGTGCTGACCGCATACGACTTCGCGGCGGCACGGCTCGTGGATGCCGCTGGCGTGCATATTATCCTCGTCGGCGATAGCCTCGGAAACACGGTGCTCGGCTACGCGAGCACGATCCCCGTCACGATGGAGGACATGCTTCGCCACACGGCCGCCGTCGTCCGCGGAGCACGGAATGCCCTCGTCGTGGGTGACATGCCGTTCATGTCCTTTCAGGAGAGCGAGGACCTCGCGGTCCACAACGCGGGGCGGTTCTTAAAGGAGACGGGCTGTCAAGCCGTCAAAATGGAAGGCGGCCGGTCCGTCGCGGAGCTCATCCACCGGCTTGTGGGTTTCGGCATCCCGGTCATGGCCCACATTGGCTTGACTCCGCAATCAACACACCAGATGGGCGGATACCACATCCAGGGTCGAACCGCCGAACAAGCGAAAGCCCTCCTGGCGGACGCCCTCGCTGTGCAGGACGCTGGCGCCTTCTCGGTCGTTCTCGAATACGTCGCGGCTCCGGTCGCCAAGCTGATCTCCGATCGCCTCGAGATCCCCACGATCGGCATTGGGTCTGGCCCCCACTGCGACGGCCAGGTTCTGGTGTTCCACGACATGCTGGGCATCGATCCTGGCTATCGCGCCAAGCACGCGAAACGCTACGCGGACTTGGGAGACACGATCCAGCGGGCGGTCGAAGCGTACGTGGAAGACGTTCGCACGCGCGCCTTCCCGGCCGCCGCCCAGAGCTTCGCGATGAGCCCGGGGGAGGAAGAGCAGCTCGCCTCCCTATGAGAATGGTCGAGACCATCGAATCCGTGCGGCGGGCCGTGCAATCAGCGTCGAAGCCGCTCGGGCTCGTCCCAACGATGGGGTATCTCCACGAGGGCCATCTCTCCCTCATTCGGACCGCCAGGGCCGAGTGCGACGCCGTCGTGGTGAGCATCTTCGTCAATCCCACGCAGTTTGGGCCGGGGGAAGACTTCGAGCGGTACCCGCGCGATCTGAATCGCGACCTTTCGCTCTGCGAGCGGGAGGGCGTGGACGTGGTATTCACGCCCAACGCGCGGGAGATGTACCCCCAGGGCTTCCGCACGTACGTCGACGTCACGGAGCTGCAGGATCGCTGGGAAGGCGCGAGCAGGCCGGGACACTTCCGGGGCGTGGCGACCGTCGTCACGAAGCTGTTCAGAATCGTCCAGCCACAGCGCGCATATTTCGGGGAAAAGGACTACCAGCAGCTCAAGCTCGTGCAGCGCATGGCAGCCGACCTCGTCCTTGACGTCGAGGTCATCGGATGTCCGATCATCCGGGAGCCCGATGGATTGGCGATGAGCAGCCGCAACGTTTACCTGGACGACGAATCACGGCGGCGCGCCGCGGCGCTCTTCGCCGCGCTCGCCGACGCCCAACGCGATCTGGCGTGTGGTGTGAGGTCCGCGGCGCGCCTCTGCACGGACATGCGGGCCGCCCTCGACCGCGTCGGTGGTATTGCGATCGACTACGTCGCGGTGGTCGATCCAGAATCCCTCGAGCCCGTCGACGTGGTGGCGAATGAGGCGCGCGCCCTCATCGCCGCGTGGGTCGGTGGCGTGCGGCTGATCGACAACGCCCCGCTGGTTCCACCCGCCTGAGCGGCCTCGTCGAGACTCGTGGCCTCGCCGGGGCCCGCGTCGAACCGATGCTATAATCCGCGCAGTAGGGGTGTCCCCATGGTCGAAGCAGCGGCCGACCAGAGCATCGGCGAGCTCATCCGTTCGGTTACGCAGTATCTCCCCCCAGCCGATGTCGAGATCATCAAGCGCGCGTACGACGTCGCCGCCGAAGCCCACCGGCGGCAGATTCGCGCCTCCGGCGACCCCTACGTCACCCACCCCGTCGCCGTAGCGCAGATCCTCACCGACATTCGTCTCGACACCGCGTCGATCGTCGCCGCGCTGCTTCACGACG
This genomic window from Chloroflexota bacterium contains:
- the panC gene encoding pantoate--beta-alanine ligase, which translates into the protein MRMVETIESVRRAVQSASKPLGLVPTMGYLHEGHLSLIRTARAECDAVVVSIFVNPTQFGPGEDFERYPRDLNRDLSLCEREGVDVVFTPNAREMYPQGFRTYVDVTELQDRWEGASRPGHFRGVATVVTKLFRIVQPQRAYFGEKDYQQLKLVQRMAADLVLDVEVIGCPIIREPDGLAMSSRNVYLDDESRRRAAALFAALADAQRDLACGVRSAARLCTDMRAALDRVGGIAIDYVAVVDPESLEPVDVVANEARALIAAWVGGVRLIDNAPLVPPA
- a CDS encoding glycosyltransferase family 4 protein, yielding MKIALVSPYDFAYFGGVTEHITHLAAQFRQRGHDVHIMAPCSAAHVPDTPAPFHRLGHPVRIPANGSVARIGMGPRLGSEVKHVMSSIPFDIVHLHEPLLPALPLSVLRASRATNIGTFHAYRRSNVAYFYAKPVLQYFFAKLHGRIAVSECARDFVAERFPGDYRIIPNGIDFPEFSQCSERMLGFDDGRLNVLFVGRLEKRKGLSDLLRAWGAVHAACPNTRLIVVGGGGGLKHYRAFLSSRHSDDITFTGEVSDEDLLRYYATADVFCAPSTGQESFGIVLLEAMAAGRPIVTTSIPGYREVVTHDREGLLVPPKNPDKLAEALIRLLSNGDLRARLGAAGRSTAEAYSWDRIAARVLDYYAETIHRRELLAALRRPRFRRVRRVASGMAHLLYR
- a CDS encoding CDP-alcohol phosphatidyltransferase family protein; the protein is MSKDGPSASILISGSPFSAVKRQVRRHVLTIGSVVGATGVSPNVLTLCGLALNGVAAAAVVVDALPLAGAIFLAASAFDMLDGAVARATAQTSTFGAFLDSVADRYDEAVMFLALAVLASRWSDPVLVGVASVALIGSLLVSYTRARAEGLGLDCEVGWLQRPERVVVLAVGLIAAPLILAPVLWLLAIVTNLTVIQRILHVRRLLELAREVQLPSEARKV
- the panB gene encoding 3-methyl-2-oxobutanoate hydroxymethyltransferase; its protein translation is MSITIQHIRSMAERGEPIAVLTAYDFAAARLVDAAGVHIILVGDSLGNTVLGYASTIPVTMEDMLRHTAAVVRGARNALVVGDMPFMSFQESEDLAVHNAGRFLKETGCQAVKMEGGRSVAELIHRLVGFGIPVMAHIGLTPQSTHQMGGYHIQGRTAEQAKALLADALAVQDAGAFSVVLEYVAAPVAKLISDRLEIPTIGIGSGPHCDGQVLVFHDMLGIDPGYRAKHAKRYADLGDTIQRAVEAYVEDVRTRAFPAAAQSFAMSPGEEEQLASL
- a CDS encoding uracil-DNA glycosylase family protein, which gives rise to MKRRTDLGRLAALVERIAACRACQDAALLVEARPIIAAPRDARVLVIGQAPGPVTHREGVHFAGPAGRTLAGWLEAAGFPPGDGHKWPSLSAAWLSSLTRCFPGPSASGNGDRAPSAREIALCRPFLDAELAAVDPDIIILVGSMAIRAFLGPIKLDDAVGRRFERDGRAVVPFPHSSGVSRWANKAENRAKISQAVAILRRERIALGL
- a CDS encoding deoxyribonuclease IV, which codes for MRIGAHVSAAGSLVSTMDRAATIGAECAQIFVGAPQRWAQARYTDDDVSAFRERAGALGIGPNVVHAPYLVNLASPDPALRDRSIATLIAQASWCDRMAIMGLIVHVGSGKGQLTQDECLEFVIGGIEQVLAQSSSTAFLIENTAGMGTSVGSSFAEIGQIVRGLGGDDRVRVCLDTAHTFEAGYEISTRDGLERVLDEFDRHVGIDRIAAVHANDSKTAFGSNVDRHENIGRGCIGEEALGYFMTHSAVQNLPFYLEVPGLDGHGPDRPNIAALRRLAGLPSLPEEAV